Proteins from a single region of Scytonema millei VB511283:
- the urtA gene encoding urea ABC transporter substrate-binding protein — MTTQFNRRKFLLYGSATLGTSILLKACANSPTTESSPNGTASPSAANVSTAAASGDGIKVGILHSLSGTMAISEKSVVDAEMLAIEEINAAGGVLGKKIVPITEDGASNWDTFREKANKLIDEDNVVAVFGCWTSASRKNVLEVFESKDHMLWYPVQYEGQECSKNIFYTGAAPNQQIEPSVDWLLKNKGKEFFLVGSDYVFPRTANTVIKAQLAAKGGKVVGEDYLPLGNTEVTPIITKIRQALPNGGIIYNTLNGDSNVAFFKQLQGAGMGPDKYPSMSVSIAEEEVRAIGPDYLKGHYAAWNYFQTVESAANKKFVEAFKKKYGEDRVTNDPMEAAYIAVYLWKQAVEKAGTADDLAKVRTAAYGQTLDAPEGKIALNKNHHISKVVRIGEVRDDGLFEIVYSTDKAVAPLPWNQFVKETKGYSCDWSDPNKGGKYKSA; from the coding sequence ATGACAACACAATTTAATCGGCGGAAGTTTTTACTGTACGGTTCTGCCACTTTGGGAACCAGTATTTTATTAAAAGCTTGTGCAAATTCGCCTACGACTGAATCGAGTCCGAATGGAACTGCATCGCCATCAGCTGCTAATGTCAGCACGGCTGCTGCTAGTGGAGATGGAATCAAGGTGGGGATTTTACACTCCCTGAGCGGTACGATGGCGATTAGCGAAAAGAGCGTCGTAGACGCAGAAATGCTGGCAATTGAGGAGATCAATGCTGCTGGCGGCGTGTTAGGAAAGAAAATTGTTCCAATTACTGAAGATGGTGCTTCTAATTGGGATACTTTTAGAGAGAAAGCCAACAAGTTGATCGACGAAGATAACGTCGTTGCAGTATTTGGCTGTTGGACTTCTGCTAGCCGCAAGAACGTGCTAGAAGTATTTGAATCTAAAGACCATATGCTCTGGTATCCAGTGCAGTACGAAGGACAAGAGTGTTCTAAAAATATTTTCTACACTGGTGCAGCTCCAAACCAACAAATCGAACCATCAGTAGATTGGTTGCTGAAAAATAAAGGAAAAGAATTCTTTTTAGTTGGTTCCGATTACGTTTTTCCCCGGACTGCTAACACCGTTATCAAAGCGCAATTAGCAGCAAAAGGTGGTAAGGTTGTCGGTGAAGATTATCTACCACTTGGCAACACAGAAGTTACCCCAATTATTACCAAAATTAGACAAGCTCTACCTAATGGTGGCATCATCTACAACACATTGAATGGAGACAGCAACGTAGCTTTCTTCAAACAATTACAAGGTGCTGGCATGGGTCCAGATAAGTATCCTTCCATGTCTGTGAGTATTGCGGAAGAGGAAGTCAGAGCAATAGGCCCAGATTATCTAAAAGGACACTACGCCGCTTGGAATTATTTCCAAACAGTTGAGTCTGCTGCTAATAAGAAATTTGTCGAAGCCTTTAAGAAGAAATACGGCGAAGATAGAGTAACTAACGATCCAATGGAAGCTGCATATATCGCGGTTTATCTGTGGAAACAAGCAGTAGAAAAGGCTGGTACGGCTGACGATTTAGCTAAAGTTAGAACTGCTGCCTACGGACAAACCCTCGATGCACCAGAAGGTAAAATCGCTCTAAATAAAAATCATCATATCTCTAAAGTTGTCCGAATTGGTGAAGTGAGAGACGATGGTTTGTTTGAAATCGTTTACTCTACTGATAAGGCAGTTGCACCGCTTCCTTGGAATCAATTTGTCAAAGAAACTAAGGGATATAGCTGCGATTGGTCAGATCCCAACAAAGGCGGAAAATACAAGTCAGCTTAA
- a CDS encoding O-antigen ligase family protein: protein MAVKDQRLQNAWNSIQLGLLLFPLLPLVGAIALLWAQFVIWRKQYRTIFRRQLNWVLILLSGWLVVMSLYAYYRQDAWLGLFNFVPFFGLFVTFSVLLQTPAQLRRLAQILVFTSIPITIAGFGQLYWGWATPKAWHDILVTLGCAIAPQGNPPGRMTSIFMYTNVLAAYLAIAFILSLGLWIESFLEKSKVKSQNSKLFYPSPLTPRSSPLITQILLGAIVLGNLAALILTNSRNAWAIATIAAIAFAVYRGWYWLLVGVSAIATAIFGAAFSPPPLQQWLRLIVPAYFWQRLTDQLYVRPEATLRTTQWRFAWNLTLQRPWTGWGLRNFQPLYMAQTQTWMGHPHNLFLMLTAEIGLPATIVFCAWIGWILFQSIQFLANRPTDSRTGGFARKIIPSLTDIPNKPAPTNSRLLHNGDRLIVFTYLVAVCACLLFNTTDVTIFDARLNTLFWILLAAIAGVTQRFQEPLLA from the coding sequence ATGGCTGTCAAAGATCAACGCCTACAGAATGCTTGGAACAGCATCCAATTAGGGCTGCTACTATTTCCGTTACTACCTTTGGTAGGAGCGATCGCTCTGCTATGGGCGCAATTTGTCATTTGGCGAAAACAGTATCGCACGATTTTCCGCAGGCAACTCAATTGGGTACTGATACTCTTAAGTGGATGGTTGGTGGTAATGAGTTTGTATGCTTATTATCGCCAGGATGCTTGGTTGGGTTTATTTAATTTCGTGCCATTTTTTGGCTTATTTGTAACTTTTAGCGTCTTGTTACAGACACCAGCTCAACTCAGACGATTAGCACAAATCTTAGTATTCACATCCATACCGATAACGATCGCGGGCTTTGGTCAACTATATTGGGGCTGGGCAACTCCGAAAGCGTGGCACGATATTTTAGTGACACTAGGTTGCGCGATCGCACCTCAAGGTAATCCACCCGGACGGATGACCTCTATTTTCATGTATACCAACGTCCTTGCTGCTTACCTGGCGATCGCTTTTATTCTCTCGTTGGGATTGTGGATTGAAAGCTTTTTGGAAAAGTCAAAAGTTAAAAGTCAAAATTCAAAACTATTTTATCCCTCACCCCTCACTCCTCGCTCCTCACCCCTTATCACTCAAATCTTACTAGGTGCAATTGTACTGGGCAATTTGGCAGCTTTGATTTTGACGAATTCTCGCAATGCTTGGGCGATCGCGACGATCGCCGCGATCGCTTTTGCAGTGTATCGAGGTTGGTATTGGTTGCTGGTGGGAGTAAGTGCGATCGCGACGGCTATTTTTGGCGCAGCTTTTTCACCTCCACCCCTGCAACAATGGCTGCGGCTTATCGTTCCCGCTTACTTTTGGCAGAGGTTAACAGACCAACTCTACGTTCGTCCAGAGGCGACGCTGAGAACGACACAGTGGCGATTTGCCTGGAATTTGACCCTACAGCGTCCTTGGACGGGTTGGGGGTTACGAAATTTTCAGCCTCTCTACATGGCACAAACGCAAACTTGGATGGGTCATCCACACAATCTTTTTCTGATGCTGACAGCGGAAATTGGTCTTCCAGCAACCATCGTTTTTTGTGCTTGGATCGGCTGGATTTTATTTCAATCGATTCAATTCTTAGCAAACAGACCTACCGACTCCCGTACGGGCGGGTTCGCTCGAAAAATTATTCCTTCTTTGACAGATATCCCGAATAAACCCGCCCCTACCAACTCCCGACTATTACACAACGGCGATCGCCTCATTGTTTTCACTTATCTAGTGGCTGTTTGTGCTTGTCTGCTTTTTAACACTACAGATGTCACTATATTCGATGCACGTTTGAATACTCTATTCTGGATTCTGTTAGCAGCGATCGCCGGAGTGACACAGCGCTTTCAAGAGCCGCTTCTAGCTTAA
- a CDS encoding YaaW family protein has protein sequence MDELRAALELATEEELQHLTQLLFRRKFNPLDYVQTPEPIDVQSLDREAWLDTLEERFRYLAADGMTVLRGDTNKFTYRQALIQVCRYLKISYSTALSTTDLEVEVFLNLLGRTWKRLPASEKQQLTARVQRSLAASSPSQPLPLTIQKDPMSLLVKGGSAIAVSSIIQPILLKQIAQQFALHFASYQMAKEAIVQGGAVAAAQFQNYVTLKTAQQGMAVSAARYGAVRGAFTFLGPIMWSWFLADLGWRAISTNYGRVIPAIFALAQIRLTRAECWEMA, from the coding sequence TTGGATGAACTGAGAGCGGCATTGGAACTAGCTACGGAAGAAGAATTGCAGCATTTAACCCAACTGTTATTTCGCCGTAAGTTTAATCCCCTGGATTACGTTCAGACCCCCGAACCGATTGATGTCCAAAGCTTAGATAGGGAAGCGTGGTTAGATACGCTAGAAGAACGATTCCGCTATTTAGCTGCCGATGGAATGACTGTGTTGCGTGGAGACACGAACAAATTTACCTACAGACAAGCTCTGATTCAAGTTTGTCGCTATCTCAAAATTTCTTACTCCACGGCGCTGAGTACCACCGATTTAGAGGTAGAAGTCTTTTTAAATCTCTTAGGACGGACGTGGAAGCGTCTACCTGCCTCAGAAAAGCAACAACTGACAGCACGGGTACAGCGATCGCTAGCAGCGTCTTCCCCATCACAACCGCTACCGCTAACCATACAAAAAGATCCGATGTCTTTGCTGGTCAAAGGTGGTAGTGCGATCGCCGTTAGCTCGATTATCCAACCAATACTGCTCAAACAGATCGCCCAGCAATTTGCTTTGCATTTTGCCAGCTATCAAATGGCTAAAGAAGCGATCGTTCAAGGTGGTGCAGTTGCAGCAGCTCAGTTTCAAAATTACGTCACGCTGAAAACAGCCCAGCAAGGTATGGCTGTAAGTGCAGCTAGGTATGGAGCAGTCAGGGGAGCATTTACCTTTCTAGGACCGATTATGTGGTCGTGGTTTCTCGCCGATTTAGGTTGGAGGGCAATTTCAACCAATTACGGTCGCGTTATTCCAGCAATCTTTGCTCTAGCACAAATTCGCCTCACCCGTGCTGAATGTTGGGAAATGGCATAA
- a CDS encoding NAD(P)/FAD-dependent oxidoreductase has translation MYDIAIIGAGMAGLVCAQQLHQAGYNVLILEKSRGLGGRIATRRLHNTLADHGTCYLKPKGELMQQFVQLLCDRHILQVWTDNSEFRIPNSAFRYVAPAGMNAIAKFLGQGLEVWRSQRVEAIACHNSYWQLSLESAGSEATTNRLSEVIAKAVVLAIPAPQALAILEPLTELSTVSTLCDRLRSVEFNPCLSVMAGYSSQLEPQPDWQAVSFVDNPVLAWVGWDSSKRGEKTSNYEVFVVQSSADFARRYLDSDLQAAGYELLANASECLLPWLAKPEWMQVHRWRYAFPSRPLMQSYLSTETNLPLVCCGDWCGGNFVEGAMHSGIAAAIEINRQMEERSLPGSNFLQAIALE, from the coding sequence ATGTACGACATTGCGATAATTGGGGCTGGAATGGCTGGCTTGGTTTGCGCTCAGCAGTTGCACCAAGCTGGATATAACGTGCTAATTTTGGAAAAATCGCGGGGGTTGGGGGGCAGAATCGCCACGCGCCGTTTGCATAATACTCTCGCCGATCATGGGACTTGCTACTTAAAGCCAAAAGGCGAGTTGATGCAGCAGTTCGTGCAATTGTTATGCGATCGCCATATTCTCCAAGTTTGGACAGATAATTCCGAATTCCGAATTCCGAATTCCGCATTCCGTTACGTCGCTCCTGCGGGAATGAATGCGATTGCAAAGTTTTTAGGACAAGGTTTGGAAGTTTGGCGTTCTCAAAGGGTAGAGGCGATCGCTTGTCATAATTCTTATTGGCAGCTATCTCTAGAATCTGCTGGTTCTGAAGCTACTACTAACCGATTGTCAGAAGTCATAGCTAAAGCTGTTGTTTTGGCGATTCCCGCACCGCAAGCTTTAGCAATCTTGGAGCCATTAACCGAGCTTTCCACTGTTTCTACATTGTGCGATCGACTGCGTTCTGTGGAATTTAATCCGTGTTTGAGTGTTATGGCTGGATATTCATCTCAATTGGAACCACAACCAGATTGGCAAGCAGTGAGTTTTGTTGACAATCCGGTTCTCGCTTGGGTTGGTTGGGATAGTAGCAAACGAGGCGAAAAAACTAGTAATTACGAAGTTTTTGTCGTGCAAAGTAGTGCGGATTTTGCTCGGCGTTATTTAGATTCCGATCTACAAGCTGCTGGTTACGAGTTGTTAGCCAATGCCTCTGAATGTTTGCTTCCTTGGTTAGCAAAACCGGAATGGATGCAAGTTCATCGTTGGCGCTACGCTTTTCCCAGTCGCCCTTTAATGCAATCTTATTTATCTACTGAAACTAACTTACCTTTAGTTTGTTGCGGTGATTGGTGTGGCGGAAATTTTGTCGAAGGTGCAATGCATTCCGGTATAGCAGCAGCAATAGAGATTAATCGTCAAATGGAGGAGCGATCGCTCCCTGGATCTAACTTTTTACAGGCGATCGCTCTAGAATAA
- the kaiC gene encoding circadian clock protein KaiC has product MSEITSSGKQNKISPNGTGVQKIRTMIEGFDDISHGGLPLGRTTLFSGTSGTGKTLFSVQFLYNGILFFDEPGVFVTFEESPSDIIKNAYSFGWNLPKLIEEGKLFILDASPDPEGQEVIGNFDLSALIERLQYAINKYKAKRVAIDSITAVFQQYEAASVVRREIFRLVARLKQIGVTTIITTERTEEYGAIASFGVEEFVADNVAIVRNVLEGERRRRTMEILKLRGTTHMKGEYPFTITNDGVNIFPLGAMRLTQRSSNVRVSSGVKTLDEMCGGGFFKDSIILATGATGTGKTLLVSKFLENGCRSGERAILFAYEESRAQLSRNAYSWGIDFEDLEKKGLLKIICAYPESAGLEDHLQIIKSEIAEFKPARVAIDSLSALARGVSNNAFRQFVIGVTGFAKQEEITGFFTNTTDQFMGAHSITESHISTITDTILLLQYVEIRGQMSRAINVFKMRGSWHDNGIREYTISADGPEITDSFSNYEGIISGSPSRVSTDEKAELSRIVKGFQGGES; this is encoded by the coding sequence ATGAGCGAAATCACTTCCAGCGGTAAGCAAAATAAGATTAGCCCAAATGGGACAGGCGTGCAAAAGATTCGCACCATGATTGAGGGGTTTGACGATATCAGTCATGGTGGTTTACCACTAGGGAGAACCACTCTATTTAGCGGGACTTCGGGGACTGGTAAAACTTTATTTTCCGTACAATTCTTGTACAACGGGATACTTTTTTTTGACGAGCCAGGTGTATTCGTTACGTTTGAAGAGTCTCCCAGCGATATTATTAAAAACGCCTACAGTTTTGGCTGGAACTTACCAAAACTGATTGAGGAAGGCAAGCTATTTATTTTAGACGCTTCGCCCGATCCAGAGGGACAAGAGGTGATTGGGAACTTCGACTTATCGGCGTTGATCGAGCGTTTGCAATACGCTATCAATAAATATAAGGCAAAAAGGGTGGCGATCGACTCGATTACGGCAGTCTTTCAACAGTATGAAGCGGCTTCTGTCGTGCGGCGGGAAATTTTTCGCTTGGTTGCCAGACTCAAGCAGATTGGCGTAACCACAATAATTACAACCGAACGCACCGAAGAATATGGCGCGATCGCCTCTTTTGGTGTAGAAGAGTTTGTCGCTGACAACGTGGCGATCGTGCGTAACGTTCTAGAAGGAGAACGCCGTCGTCGCACGATGGAGATTTTAAAACTGCGTGGCACGACGCATATGAAAGGAGAATATCCGTTCACGATTACCAACGATGGAGTGAATATCTTTCCTTTGGGTGCAATGCGCTTAACGCAGCGTTCTTCTAACGTGCGCGTCTCTTCCGGGGTGAAGACGTTGGATGAAATGTGCGGCGGTGGTTTCTTTAAAGATTCGATTATTTTGGCAACGGGGGCTACTGGTACAGGTAAGACGTTACTCGTCAGTAAGTTTCTCGAAAATGGCTGTCGCAGCGGCGAACGAGCAATTTTATTTGCTTACGAAGAATCTCGCGCTCAATTGTCACGCAATGCTTATTCTTGGGGAATTGACTTTGAAGACTTAGAGAAAAAAGGACTGTTAAAGATTATCTGTGCTTATCCTGAATCGGCAGGATTGGAAGACCATTTACAGATTATTAAATCAGAAATTGCTGAATTTAAACCAGCTAGAGTGGCGATCGACTCGCTTTCAGCTTTAGCTAGAGGAGTGAGCAACAATGCTTTTCGACAATTCGTCATTGGCGTAACTGGTTTTGCTAAACAAGAAGAGATCACGGGTTTTTTCACCAATACTACCGATCAGTTCATGGGAGCGCATTCAATCACAGAATCCCATATTTCGACAATTACAGACACGATTTTATTACTGCAATACGTAGAAATTCGCGGGCAAATGTCGCGGGCAATTAACGTGTTTAAGATGCGCGGTTCCTGGCACGATAATGGGATTCGCGAGTATACAATTAGTGCTGACGGTCCTGAAATTACCGATTCTTTTAGTAACTACGAGGGAATCATCAGCGGCTCTCCCAGTCGCGTTAGTACGGACGAGAAAGCAGAGTTATCGCGAATTGTCAAGGGATTTCAAGGTGGCGAGTCATAG
- the kaiB gene encoding circadian clock protein KaiB, whose protein sequence is MNVPKKTYVLKLYVAGNTPNSIRALRTLRNILEQEFQGVYALKVIDVLKSPQLAEEDKILATPTLSKILPPPVRKIIGDLSDREKVLIGLDLLYEELVEAEALEE, encoded by the coding sequence ATGAACGTGCCTAAAAAAACTTATGTTCTAAAGCTGTATGTAGCCGGGAATACTCCTAACTCTATTCGGGCATTAAGAACGCTCAGAAACATCCTAGAACAAGAATTTCAAGGAGTCTATGCTCTGAAAGTAATTGATGTGCTGAAAAGCCCGCAACTGGCAGAGGAAGATAAAATTTTAGCTACGCCAACGCTCTCGAAAATTTTGCCTCCACCAGTACGGAAGATTATCGGGGATCTTTCCGATCGAGAAAAAGTTTTAATCGGCTTAGATTTACTCTACGAAGAACTCGTTGAGGCAGAGGCACTTGAGGAGTGA
- a CDS encoding circadian clock protein KaiA — protein MDEHQLGKRQSLSQQMTLNRDREFLQQLKADYCQILLRYFNNDNTVKQQIDRFINVAFDAKVPVPQIIEIHMELIDEFSKQLKLEGRNDEVLLDYRLTLIDILAHLCEIYRTSMS, from the coding sequence ATGGATGAACATCAACTCGGAAAACGCCAAAGCTTATCACAGCAGATGACACTGAATCGCGATCGGGAGTTTCTACAGCAACTAAAAGCTGATTATTGTCAAATCTTGTTGCGTTATTTTAACAACGATAATACAGTAAAACAACAGATCGATCGATTTATTAATGTAGCTTTTGATGCTAAAGTTCCCGTGCCTCAGATTATTGAAATTCATATGGAATTAATTGACGAATTTTCCAAGCAGTTGAAGCTAGAGGGGCGAAATGACGAAGTGTTGCTAGACTATCGCTTGACTCTAATTGATATTTTGGCTCACCTGTGCGAAATTTATCGCACCTCCATGTCTTGA